Within the Bacillota bacterium genome, the region ACGGCCCGCCATCTGGGCGGTCCAGGCCGACGGTGACGCCCCCCTGGTCCGCGCGCTGGAGGCCGGTCTGGATGCCCCCAGCGAGGCGATCCTGGCGGCCCCGCGCGGGCCGACGGCGGCCGAGGGCATCGCCGGCGCCCGGCCGGTCCGCGGCGCCGAGATCCTCCGCCATCTCCGGCGGGGCGGCGGCGCCGTCACGGTGACCGACGGGGAGCTGGCGCACGCGCTCCGCCGGCTCCTGGCCCGCGGCCTCCTGGTCGAGCCCACCGCGGCCGCCGCCCTGGCCGGCGTGCTCCGCCTCCGCCACCAGGGGCGGATCCCGGAGGGCGAGCCGGTGGTCGCCGTGCTCACGGGCAGCGGGCTGAAGTCCGCGTCCGCGGTGGAGCGACTGGCCGGCCCGGCGGGCGGGGACGCCCCGTGATCTTCCGGCTTCTCTACCTCTACCTGCTGGCGGTCAACCTGTGGGCGTACGGGCGCCTGGCCCTGGAGGCGCAGCGCCGTCCCGGGGCGGGCATGGCGGGGCTGGCGGCCGCCCTGCTCCTGCGGGGGCGCCGCCTCCCCGCCGGCGAGCTCCGCCGTCTGGCCTGGCTGGGCGCGGCGCCGGGCGTCCTCCTGGCCGTCCGCCGCTTCCGCCCCCAGGAAGCCACCACCCGGCTGGTCCGCACCGCCCTCGCCGCGGCGGTGGTGGAGTACGGCGCCCTCCTCTTTCTCACCCATCCCTCGCTGGAGACGGTGCTGGTCGAGGCGCTGGGCATGCTGGCCACCGCCCTGGGCGGCGACCTGCAGGTGGCGTTCGGCTTCCTGCGGCAGCACCTCGGCCTGCCGTGACCGGCAGCCGCGCGCCGGTGCGACCGGACCGGGCAGCGGTCCGCTACCGGCCCGAGAGAAGCGGCACGGCCCGGAGCGAGTCGGCCGCCGCCAGCGCGGTGGCCCTGTCGGGCGCCCAGACCCAGGCGATGCGCCTCGGCCCGGCCCAGCGCAGGACCACGCCGCCGCCGGAGGGGGCCAGCTCCGCCGGCATGCCCGAGGCCAGCCGGAGCGTCTCGGGCTTCGCACCGGGCGCCGGCCGCGGCGCCAGGGCGGCCGACTGGGCGGCCGCCCCCACCACCAGCAGGAGCCGCCCCCGGGCGATGCGGGGGTCGTCGGCGGGCAGCGGCCGGGGGGTCGCCCACAGCTCGACCGAGTAACCGCCTGCGGTGGCGTTCACCCGAACCGACGTCGCCATCCCCGCCGGCGGCGGCGGCACCGCCGAGGGAAGCTCCACCGGGATGCGCGAAGGCAGGAGGCCGTAGAGCGCGGGCGACCAGACCGGCGCGGGCGCCTTCTCGGGGGTCTTGTCGAGGACGGAGAAGTCGACGCCCGGGCTGTACCGGCTCTCCGCGTTCCAGAGCAGGAAGGAGCGGATCCCCGCCGCCGCCAGCGCCCTCAGCTCCCCCTCCACTTCCCGGGCGCCGTAGACGGTGGGGCCCAAGGTGAAGTCCTGGATCCACGGGCGGATCGCCGCCCGCGGCAGGTCGGCCGTGCGCGCCTCGGCCGCCGCCAGGGTCTGCCAGACCACGTCGTAGGGCCGGGCGCTGGGATCGGCCATGCCGAGCTGCCCCCGCCCGTAGAGGGAGGGGTAGATCATGGGCGAGACGACGTCCACGGCCGCCGCAACCTCCGGGTAGCTCTGCCCGATCAGGCTGTCGCCCCGGACCAGCGGGCTGATCCCCACCACGTCGGCGGAGACCGGCACCCCCGCGGCACGACCGATCGCCTCCCGCGCCGCCTTCAGGAAGCCCACCACCCGCGCCACCCGCTCCCCGGCGCGCCCGGCGTCGTGCAGCTCCGGGATCGCCTGCGCCGGCAGGCGGACGAAGTCGTACTGGATCTCGTCGAAGCCGAGCCGGGCGGCGGCGACGCCGATCTGGATGTTGTAATCCCAGGCTCCCCGGCTCCAGAGGCTGAGCCAGGCGCGGCCCTGGTCGTCGGTCCAGAGCCGGTCGCCCGCCCGGATCGCCCACTCGGGCCGCCGGGCGGCAGCCAGCGGATCGGCGAAGGCCACCACCCGGCCGATCACGTAGATCCCGTTCCGGTGGAGCAGGCGGAGAAGTCCGGCCACGTCGCCGATCTTGTTCCGGGCCGTGCCCAGCTCCTGCGCTGCGGTACCGGGCAGGGGGAAGCTGAGCCACCCGGAGTCGTCCTTGACGTCGATCACCACCGCGTTCAGCCCGTTCGCCCTCATGGTGCGCAGGAGCTCGGCCACCCGGCCCGGGTCGCCGGCGGTGTAGCCGGAAAGGTAGATCCCGCGCACCTCCCGGGGTGGCGCGGGCAGGTGCTCCCCCACGGCCGGGGCCGCGGACTCGCTCCCGGAGCCGCCTCCCACGCGGCTGCCGGCCGGACGCTCCCGCTGGGGCGCCATCGCCTCCCCCGCCGGCTTCGAGAAGAGCTGACAGCCCTCCAGAGCCGGCAGCGCGGAGAGGAGCAGCACGAGCAGGAGGGCGAGGGCGGGCCCGCGCCCTCGTTCCGGCGACCGGCGCCGGCCGCCCCGGAAAGGTGGATCGAAGCGCAAGGAAGAACCCCCTCCATGCCTTTCTGCAGCCGGACGCCGACTCCCCGCGCGTGGAGCGGCCCGCAGGCGGCCACCCTTGGAGGAAGACGTCCCCGGCGGCGAGAGGTTTCGCGGCGGCAGGTGAAACCGGTGGTCGAATCGTCTGCGAAGGAGCCGCAGCGGATTCCGGGCCCGCTCCTCCCCCAGGGCTTCTACGACCGCCCGGCCGTGGAGGTGGCGCCGGAGCTGCTGGGTGCCGTCCTGGTCCATGACGGCCCCGAGGGCTGCACCTGCGGCCGGATCGTCGAGGTGGAGGCCTACGCCGGGCCCGAGGACCGGGCCGCCCACTCGTGGGGCGGCCGCCGGACCGCGCGGACCGAGGTGATGTACGGCCCGCCGGGGCGGACGTACGTCTTCGCCATCTACGGCATGCACTGGTGCTTCAACGTGGTCGCCGGCCCGGGCGGGAAGCCGGAGGCGATCCTGGTCCGGGCGCTCGAGCCGCTCTGCGGCCTGGAGCTGATGCGCCGCCGCCGGAGCCGCCCGGCGCGTCTGCGGGGACCGCAGCCCGAGGTCGGCGCCGCGCCGGCTCGTCTTAACGAAACCTTCCACTGCCATTCTTCTCCTGCGGCGGAGCGTCTGGTAGAGTCGAGGCGGCCCGAACGGGCATCCCGCCTTCTGACCGCCGGCCCGGCCCGGCTCTGCCAGGCCTTGGGCATCACGGGCGAAGCGTACGGGCTTCCTCTCTGGGAGCCGTCCTCGCCGCTCCGGATCCACCGCGGCGAGGCGCCGCTCCCGCCCGGCCGGATCGCCACGGGGCCGCGGGTGGGCGTCGACTACGCCGGTGCGTGGCGGGAGCGGCCCTGGCGCTTCTGGATCCGCGACAACCCGTTCGTCAGCGCGTAGGAGCGGCCGCCCGCGGTGCGGGCCACGTCGCTGGCGGCGTGGAAGGAGGAACCCGTTTGCCGGGAAGCCTGTCCGCACTCCCCGTCCTGGAGCTGGAGGGGCTCTCCAAGTCCTTCGGCCCGGTGAGGGCCGTCCTCGACGTCTCCTTCCAGGTGCGCGCCGGAACCGCCTTCGGGGTCATCGGGCCCAACGGCGCGGGGAAGACCACCACCCTGCGCATGATCCTGAACATCCTCGAGCCCGACGCCGGCCGGGTCCTCTTTCTGGGGCGACCCGCCAGGGAGCTTCCCCGCCGTTCCTTCGGCTACCTGCCCGAGGAGCACGGCCTCTACCCGCGCATGCCGGTGCGGGAACAGCTGGCCTTCTTCGGCCGGCTGGCCGGTCTCCCCCCCGGCGAGGCCCAGCGCCGCGCCGACGCCTGGATCGAGCGGCTGGGACTGGAGCCGTGGGCGAACAAACCCGCCCAGACGCTCTCCAAGGGGAACGCCCAGAAGGCGCAGCTCGCGACGGCCCTCCTCCACGAGCCGGAGCTGATCATCCTGGACGAGCCCTTCAGCGGTCTCGACCCGGTCAACGTGGACCTGCTGAAGTCGGTCATCCGCGAGCAGGTGGCGGCAGGGCGGACGCTCCTCTTCTCCAGCCACCGCATGGAGCACGTGGAGGAGCTCTGCGAGGGCGTCTGCCTGATCGCCGCGGGCCGCGCCGTCCTGGCCGGCCCCGTCCGCCGGGTGAAGGAGGCCGACGGGCGCCGGACGCTGCGGCTCGCCTTCGCCGAGGCGGGCGAGGACGGCGAGCCGGTGCAGGGCGGGCGGGGGCGCGCGCTCTACGAGGCGGTCGCCCGGGAGCTCGGCCTGTCGGTCTCCCGGCGGGGCGTCGACTACTGGGAGTACCTGCTGGAGCCGGGGCGCCCGGTGGAACCGGGCCCGCTCCTGGACCGGATTCGGACCTTCGGCACGCCGCTCCGCTTCGAGATCGGCCTGCCGAGCCTGGAGCGGATCTACATCGACCGGGTGGAGAGCCTGCAGGCGGAGCCCGGGGAGTCCCCGGCCCCGGCGCCCGCGCGGGCAGGGGTCCGCCGGGGAAAGGAGGCGGGCGCGTGAACCAGTTCTGGGTCCTGACGCAGCGCGAGTTCCGGCAGATGGCGGGCTCCACCGGCTACAAGGTGACCACCGTCGTGGCGCTGGTGCTGGTGGTGGCGCTGGCCTTCCTGCCGGCCTTGATGGACTGGCTGGGCAGCATGGGCACCAGCCGGGTGGCCGTCCTCGACCAGGGGACCGGGCTGGCGCCGGCGCTGGAACAGGCGGTCAAGGCGCAACCCTCGGCGGGACGGCTGGCGCTCCAGCCCTGGCGGGGCCCCGCCGACCAGGCCGCCGTGGAGCAGGCGGTGCGGGCGGGAAGGGTCTCCGGCGTGCTCTGGCTCCGGCCGAGCGCCGGACCGGAGGCGGTCTCCGCCCGGTACATCTCCAAAGACCGGGCCGAGCAGGCGGTGGCCGTCCTCTCCGCAGCCCTGAGCCAGGCCTCGCTCCCCCTGCGCCTGGAGCGGGCCGGGATCAGCCCCGCGGCCTTCCAGGCGGCGATGTCCCCGCTGGTCATCCGGCAGGTGGCGCTGGAGCCGAAGAGCAGGCCTGCCGACTTCCTGGTGACGCAGGGGCTGGGCTACTTCCTGATGATCTTCCTCTACGTCGCCCTGGCCATGTACGGCTCGATGATGCTGTACAGCGTCACCACGGAGAAGACCTCGCGCATCGCGGAGGTCCTCCTGGTGGCCACCCGCCCGGCCACCATCCTCCTCTCCAAGCTGGCCGGGCTGGGCGCCGCCGGCCTCCTCCAGTTCCTCCTCATGATGCTGGTGGGGCTGGGCGTGGCGCTGCTCCGCGGTCTTCCCTCCGGCCTTCTGCCGGGGGCGCTCCAGGCGGGGGGCGAGCTGAAGCTCTCCACCATTCCGGTGGGCGCCTGGGCCTGGATGGTGGTCTTCTTCCTGGTGGGGTTCCTGATGTACTCGGCGCTCTATGCGGCCATGGGCGCCATGGTCAGCCGGACGGAGGAAGCCCAGAACGCGGCGGGCCTCCCCTCCATGCTGATG harbors:
- a CDS encoding putative glycoside hydrolase codes for the protein MRFDPPFRGGRRRSPERGRGPALALLLVLLLSALPALEGCQLFSKPAGEAMAPQRERPAGSRVGGGSGSESAAPAVGEHLPAPPREVRGIYLSGYTAGDPGRVAELLRTMRANGLNAVVIDVKDDSGWLSFPLPGTAAQELGTARNKIGDVAGLLRLLHRNGIYVIGRVVAFADPLAAARRPEWAIRAGDRLWTDDQGRAWLSLWSRGAWDYNIQIGVAAARLGFDEIQYDFVRLPAQAIPELHDAGRAGERVARVVGFLKAAREAIGRAAGVPVSADVVGISPLVRGDSLIGQSYPEVAAAVDVVSPMIYPSLYGRGQLGMADPSARPYDVVWQTLAAAEARTADLPRAAIRPWIQDFTLGPTVYGAREVEGELRALAAAGIRSFLLWNAESRYSPGVDFSVLDKTPEKAPAPVWSPALYGLLPSRIPVELPSAVPPPPAGMATSVRVNATAGGYSVELWATPRPLPADDPRIARGRLLLVVGAAAQSAALAPRPAPGAKPETLRLASGMPAELAPSGGGVVLRWAGPRRIAWVWAPDRATALAAADSLRAVPLLSGR
- a CDS encoding DNA-3-methyladenine glycosylase; translation: MVESSAKEPQRIPGPLLPQGFYDRPAVEVAPELLGAVLVHDGPEGCTCGRIVEVEAYAGPEDRAAHSWGGRRTARTEVMYGPPGRTYVFAIYGMHWCFNVVAGPGGKPEAILVRALEPLCGLELMRRRRSRPARLRGPQPEVGAAPARLNETFHCHSSPAAERLVESRRPERASRLLTAGPARLCQALGITGEAYGLPLWEPSSPLRIHRGEAPLPPGRIATGPRVGVDYAGAWRERPWRFWIRDNPFVSA
- a CDS encoding ATP-binding cassette domain-containing protein, with protein sequence MPGSLSALPVLELEGLSKSFGPVRAVLDVSFQVRAGTAFGVIGPNGAGKTTTLRMILNILEPDAGRVLFLGRPARELPRRSFGYLPEEHGLYPRMPVREQLAFFGRLAGLPPGEAQRRADAWIERLGLEPWANKPAQTLSKGNAQKAQLATALLHEPELIILDEPFSGLDPVNVDLLKSVIREQVAAGRTLLFSSHRMEHVEELCEGVCLIAAGRAVLAGPVRRVKEADGRRTLRLAFAEAGEDGEPVQGGRGRALYEAVARELGLSVSRRGVDYWEYLLEPGRPVEPGPLLDRIRTFGTPLRFEIGLPSLERIYIDRVESLQAEPGESPAPAPARAGVRRGKEAGA
- a CDS encoding ABC transporter permease, whose translation is MNQFWVLTQREFRQMAGSTGYKVTTVVALVLVVALAFLPALMDWLGSMGTSRVAVLDQGTGLAPALEQAVKAQPSAGRLALQPWRGPADQAAVEQAVRAGRVSGVLWLRPSAGPEAVSARYISKDRAEQAVAVLSAALSQASLPLRLERAGISPAAFQAAMSPLVIRQVALEPKSRPADFLVTQGLGYFLMIFLYVALAMYGSMMLYSVTTEKTSRIAEVLLVATRPATILLSKLAGLGAAGLLQFLLMMLVGLGVALLRGLPSGLLPGALQAGGELKLSTIPVGAWAWMVVFFLVGFLMYSALYAAMGAMVSRTEEAQNAAGLPSMLMMVAYFVAIFAVVSPESRVATIGSFVPFLTPMIMFLRVLTLPVPIWEPFLGLAINLAALWLLIRWAARVYQENLLVQQPFSLRRAFRLRPRSAA